One Alphaproteobacteria bacterium LSUCC0396 genomic region harbors:
- a CDS encoding alpha/beta fold hydrolase, producing MFDWARSAGLDMLGGVDIYAYHRGASVRANFWAAGQAALDPDDRYIIGNAAPQPNSATKTIVILPGFTEFCEKYSAEVLRFHDKGYNVLIIDWPGQGQSGHFGRHPLAVHCDDFDHHLGALDAVIAAAGLDGHELVLFGHSMGGHLALRYAASRGPWVTGVILSAPMMAPPVMPVWLVRLASFILGGVGLARSHPPFHRALSLDWVRHYRPENVLTRNPKGYEDQFVWFDDAPELRRSGPTIGWVSAAYRSCALYTLNPDWLAALDVPVLAFIAGDERVVFAPSTHSSLAQIKNIDTVVFDGARHELTRELPEVTDALWNRVDRFLARLDAGYEIEGL from the coding sequence ATGTTTGACTGGGCGCGATCGGCGGGTCTCGATATGCTTGGTGGGGTTGATATTTATGCCTATCACCGAGGCGCTTCAGTGCGGGCGAATTTCTGGGCGGCTGGGCAAGCGGCGCTTGACCCTGATGATAGATATATCATCGGCAATGCGGCGCCCCAGCCAAATTCGGCCACGAAAACCATTGTCATCTTGCCCGGCTTTACCGAATTTTGCGAAAAATATAGCGCCGAGGTTCTTCGCTTTCATGACAAGGGCTATAATGTCCTGATCATTGATTGGCCCGGGCAGGGGCAGTCGGGCCATTTTGGCCGGCATCCGTTGGCGGTGCATTGCGATGATTTCGATCATCATCTTGGTGCGCTTGACGCGGTGATCGCGGCGGCTGGGCTTGATGGGCATGAATTGGTGCTGTTTGGCCATTCGATGGGGGGGCACCTTGCGCTTCGTTATGCGGCATCGCGCGGGCCTTGGGTTACCGGCGTTATTCTGTCGGCACCGATGATGGCACCGCCGGTTATGCCGGTCTGGCTGGTGCGGCTTGCCAGCTTTATTCTTGGCGGTGTTGGTCTCGCAAGGTCGCATCCGCCGTTTCACCGGGCTCTGTCGCTGGACTGGGTGCGTCATTACCGGCCCGAGAATGTTTTGACCCGCAATCCAAAGGGATATGAAGATCAATTTGTCTGGTTTGATGACGCGCCTGAACTGCGCCGTAGCGGGCCGACAATTGGCTGGGTGAGTGCTGCCTACCGGTCTTGTGCGCTCTATACGCTCAATCCTGATTGGTTGGCTGCGCTCGATGTTCCGGTTCTGGCCTTCATTGCAGGGGACGAGCGGGTCGTTTTTGCGCCGTCAACGCATAGCAGCCTGGCGCAGATCAAAAACATCGACACTGTTGTTTTTGACGGGGCGCGACATGAATTAACCCGCGAGTTGCCAGAGGTGACCGACGCCTTATGGAATAGGGTTGACCGGTTTCTGGCCAGATTGGATGCTGGCTATGAGATTGAGGGGCTTTAG
- the sufB gene encoding Fe-S cluster assembly protein SufB — MAATQETIDTLQEATGKYKYGFVTDIESDKAPKGLNEDIIRFISAKKEEPQWMLDWRLKAFAMWQQMESPDWAKLDIPPIDYQDIHYYAAPKTGEGPASLDEVDPELLKTYAKLGIPLDEQKILAGVVAVDAVFDSVSVATTFRGELAKSGVIFCPISEAIRDYPELVQKYLGSVVPVADNYFSALNSAVFTDGSFVFIPKGVRCPMELSTYFRINEANTGQFERTLIIAEDASYVSYLEGCTAPQRDENQLHAAVVELVALDDAEIKYSTVQNWYPGDENGRGGIYNFVTKRGACLGDRSKISWTQVETGSAITWKYPSCILQGKDSVGEFYSVALTNNYQQADTGTKMIHIGEGSRSTIISKGISAGRSQNCYRGLVRIQPGAENARNFTQCDSLLVGDKCGAHTVPYIVSRNPSAKIEHEATTSRISEDQLFYCQQRGISTEDSVSLIVNGFCKEVMKELPMEFAVEAQKLIGISLEGSVG, encoded by the coding sequence ATGGCTGCAACCCAAGAGACCATCGACACGCTTCAGGAAGCCACCGGTAAATATAAATACGGTTTTGTGACCGATATTGAATCCGATAAGGCGCCCAAGGGGCTGAACGAGGATATTATCCGCTTTATCTCGGCCAAGAAGGAAGAGCCGCAATGGATGCTTGATTGGCGGCTGAAGGCCTTTGCAATGTGGCAGCAGATGGAATCGCCCGATTGGGCGAAGCTGGATATCCCGCCAATTGATTATCAGGATATCCATTATTACGCCGCGCCGAAAACCGGCGAGGGGCCGGCCTCATTGGATGAGGTCGATCCGGAATTGCTAAAGACTTATGCAAAATTGGGAATCCCGCTGGATGAGCAAAAGATTCTTGCCGGTGTTGTGGCGGTTGATGCGGTATTTGATTCTGTGTCAGTTGCGACCACATTCCGCGGTGAGCTTGCCAAGTCTGGGGTGATCTTCTGCCCGATTTCAGAGGCTATTCGCGACTATCCCGAGTTGGTGCAAAAATATCTTGGGTCGGTTGTGCCGGTTGCCGATAATTATTTCTCGGCGCTGAATTCGGCGGTCTTTACCGATGGGTCATTCGTGTTTATTCCAAAGGGCGTTCGGTGCCCGATGGAACTATCCACCTATTTCCGCATCAATGAGGCCAATACCGGCCAGTTTGAACGCACCCTGATTATTGCTGAGGACGCATCTTATGTCAGCTATTTAGAGGGATGTACGGCGCCGCAGCGTGATGAAAATCAGCTTCATGCGGCGGTTGTTGAGCTGGTTGCGCTGGATGATGCCGAGATCAAATATTCAACCGTGCAGAACTGGTATCCGGGGGATGAAAACGGCCGTGGCGGCATTTATAATTTTGTTACCAAGCGCGGTGCCTGTCTTGGCGACCGATCAAAAATCTCATGGACACAGGTGGAAACCGGATCGGCAATCACTTGGAAATATCCATCCTGTATTCTGCAAGGCAAAGACTCGGTCGGTGAGTTTTATTCAGTTGCCCTGACCAATAATTACCAGCAGGCCGATACCGGCACCAAGATGATCCATATTGGCGAAGGCAGCCGGTCGACAATCATCTCAAAGGGCATATCGGCAGGGCGTTCGCAAAATTGCTATCGGGGTTTGGTTCGCATCCAGCCCGGTGCGGAAAATGCGCGTAATTTCACCCAGTGTGACTCGCTTCTTGTTGGCGATAAATGTGGTGCGCACACAGTGCCCTATATCGTTTCGCGCAACCCAAGCGCCAAAATCGAACATGAGGCTACGACCTCGCGCATTTCCGAAGATCAGCTTTTCTATTGCCAGCAGCGCGGCATTTCAACCGAAGATTCAGTGTCGCTGATCGTCAATGGTTTCTGCAAGGAAGTGATGAAAGAACTGCCAATGGAATTTGCGGTTGAAGCACAAAAACTGATTGGGATCAGCCTTGAAGGGTCGGTCGGTTAA
- a CDS encoding ABC transporter ATP-binding protein/permease gives MARSNLRKTATLLRSLMHYTAPRGDNKIRVRITAAFGCLVAAKGSNMITPLLYGAAVDLVNGESGFAMSALMYLVGGYALARLGQQIFSEAKQYLFAKVAQRAVRGAALHAFRYLHRLSLQFHMDRQTGGMTRAIDRGAKGIEFLLTIAFFEVLPLFVEVAFVSIIMWHLFGGFYAGVTFATVAAYVYFTVRVTEWRIKFRREMNTADETAATRAVDSLLNYETVKYFNAEDVEAARYDKAMADYEVMAVRSRTSLSVVNIGQGTIIAFGLMAVMAMAGADIQKGNLTVGDFVAVNTYLLQLYLPLNFLGWVYRELRQALVDMERMFGLLDERPDIADKPDAKPLVINGGELVFDNVHFAYGERPILKGISFTVQPGKRVAIVGPSGSGKTTISRLLFRFYDPVAGAVRLDGQDVRDVTQASVRAAIGVVPQDTVMFNSTIGYNIGYGRDGASLDEIAAAAKLASIDGFIANLPDGYDTMVGERGLKLSGGEKQRVAIARAILKKPSIFLFDEATSALDSRTEKEIQRALDTVSKSQTTLVIAHRLSTIVSADEIIVLSDGVIVERGSHRHLLSQKGLYAQMWDRQSSGFHDDADLPAKIDYAKDSVTVVEG, from the coding sequence ATGGCCCGGTCAAATTTGCGCAAAACAGCGACGTTGCTTCGTTCGCTGATGCACTATACTGCCCCGCGTGGTGACAATAAGATTCGCGTGCGGATTACGGCTGCTTTTGGCTGTCTTGTTGCTGCTAAAGGCTCAAACATGATTACGCCGTTGCTGTATGGTGCAGCGGTTGATCTGGTCAATGGCGAGTCTGGCTTTGCCATGTCAGCCTTGATGTATCTTGTTGGCGGTTATGCGCTGGCACGGTTGGGCCAACAGATTTTCAGCGAGGCCAAGCAATATCTTTTTGCCAAGGTGGCCCAGCGCGCGGTGCGCGGGGCAGCCCTACACGCCTTTCGGTATTTGCATAGATTATCGCTGCAATTTCATATGGATCGCCAGACAGGCGGCATGACGCGCGCGATTGACCGCGGCGCAAAAGGCATTGAGTTTTTGTTGACGATTGCCTTTTTTGAGGTTCTGCCGCTGTTCGTCGAAGTGGCTTTTGTCAGCATCATCATGTGGCATTTATTTGGTGGCTTTTATGCCGGTGTCACCTTTGCCACGGTTGCTGCTTATGTTTATTTCACCGTGCGTGTAACCGAATGGCGGATCAAATTTCGCCGTGAGATGAATACGGCCGATGAAACTGCCGCAACGCGTGCGGTTGACTCGCTGCTCAATTATGAAACGGTCAAATATTTCAATGCCGAAGATGTTGAGGCGGCGCGATATGACAAGGCGATGGCCGATTATGAGGTGATGGCAGTTCGTTCGCGCACGTCGCTGTCGGTGGTTAATATCGGGCAGGGGACAATCATCGCTTTTGGGTTAATGGCCGTGATGGCGATGGCGGGTGCAGATATCCAAAAGGGCAATTTGACGGTTGGTGATTTTGTCGCGGTTAACACATATCTCTTGCAGCTTTATCTGCCGCTAAATTTTCTAGGCTGGGTGTATCGCGAATTGCGCCAAGCGCTGGTTGATATGGAGCGAATGTTCGGCCTGCTGGATGAAAGACCAGATATTGCGGACAAGCCCGACGCCAAGCCGCTGGTCATTAATGGCGGCGAACTGGTGTTTGATAACGTCCATTTTGCCTATGGTGAACGTCCGATCTTAAAGGGAATTAGCTTTACCGTGCAGCCCGGAAAGCGTGTGGCAATTGTTGGCCCCAGCGGGTCTGGCAAGACTACAATCTCGCGCCTATTGTTCCGTTTCTATGATCCGGTTGCAGGTGCCGTTCGTCTTGATGGACAGGATGTGCGCGATGTAACCCAAGCCAGTGTTCGTGCTGCGATTGGCGTCGTGCCGCAGGATACGGTGATGTTCAATTCGACCATCGGCTATAATATCGGCTATGGCCGTGACGGTGCTAGCCTGGACGAGATTGCTGCCGCGGCAAAACTGGCGTCGATTGATGGCTTTATCGCTAATTTGCCAGATGGGTACGATACCATGGTTGGCGAACGGGGGCTTAAGCTATCGGGCGGTGAAAAACAGCGTGTTGCCATTGCCCGTGCGATTTTGAAAAAACCGTCGATCTTTTTGTTTGACGAGGCGACGTCGGCGCTCGATAGCCGAACCGAAAAGGAAATTCAGCGCGCGCTTGATACTGTTTCAAAAAGCCAGACGACGTTGGTTATTGCGCATCGCCTCTCCACCATTGTCAGTGCGGATGAGATTATTGTTCTGTCGGACGGTGTGATCGTCGAGCGCGGAAGCCACCGCCATTTGCTGTCGCAAAAGGGGCTATACGCGCAAATGTGGGATCGTCAATCATCCGGATTTCACGATGATGCTGACTTACCCGCAAAAATTGATTACGCTAAAGACAGTGTAACCGTGGTTGAGGGGTGA
- a CDS encoding NAD kinase translates to MKLHFSASDHDEAKARLAHLTGLYGQAKIDDATHIIALGGDGHMLHVLQDTLSYGLPVFGMNCGRLGFLMNEYADSDLHDRVAAAEIAPIHPLRMEATARDGSTHKALAINEVSLLRQTHNAAHIAISVNDTQQMECLVCDGILVATPAGSTAYNLSAQGPVIPLGSGLMALTPISAFRPRRWRGALLRDHFKVALDILEHDFRPVSASADGAETRHVTRVSVEQADDITLNLLYDPGFSLSERATREQFLT, encoded by the coding sequence ATGAAACTCCATTTTAGTGCGTCCGACCATGACGAGGCGAAAGCCCGCCTTGCCCACCTGACCGGCCTTTATGGTCAGGCAAAAATTGACGATGCCACGCATATCATTGCGCTTGGCGGCGATGGTCATATGCTGCACGTATTGCAGGACACATTATCCTATGGCTTGCCAGTTTTCGGGATGAATTGCGGACGGCTTGGGTTTTTGATGAATGAATATGCTGACAGCGATTTGCACGACCGTGTCGCCGCCGCTGAAATAGCGCCGATACATCCGTTGCGGATGGAGGCAACCGCGCGTGATGGCAGCACACATAAAGCATTGGCAATCAACGAAGTCTCGCTGTTGCGCCAAACCCATAATGCGGCGCATATCGCAATTTCGGTGAATGATACGCAGCAAATGGAATGCCTTGTCTGTGACGGTATTCTGGTCGCAACGCCGGCTGGCTCTACCGCCTATAATCTGTCAGCACAAGGCCCGGTAATCCCGCTTGGCAGCGGTTTGATGGCGCTAACACCCATTTCGGCGTTTCGGCCACGTCGGTGGCGCGGCGCATTGTTACGCGACCATTTCAAAGTTGCACTGGATATTCTAGAGCATGATTTCCGGCCAGTTAGCGCAAGCGCCGACGGCGCCGAGACACGCCACGTCACCCGCGTTTCGGTTGAACAGGCGGACGATATCACGTTGAATTTACTTTATGATCCGGGATTCTCACTGTCCGAGCGTGCGACAAGAGAACAATTCCTGACCTGA
- the sufD gene encoding Fe-S cluster assembly protein SufD — MPASTMQPNLDQLAGLTGVRAGALLRWQATGWPDRRAEQWRFTRLSSVEKMDLRPAEMAAMQPAAVAASLPDNAVILSFSNGVLDMAGLAALPGGVTASLLSDNDAALAALAELVPAAHPISNLSLAAMTTGLHLDIAGTVEVPIILVFTGDDNGVSAHPVISVRLADGASAVMAEWHQSSVGLSAPLMGIIVGDKARLDYAKVQQESSASAHLAATGLRLGEGSVFEGFQISAGGQLARLETHIVLSGENADCTLSAIYLGRDKQHHDITTNMNHAKGHCLSNQIIRGVLDDSARGVFQGKVHVAPDAQKTDGQQMSRALLLSRKAEADAKPELEIYADDVLCAHGATVGELDDTQLFYLTSRGIDRKTARSMLITAFLDDAIDSITHPSLADMLRPVTTAWMNATPNAGDL; from the coding sequence ATGCCGGCATCGACGATGCAGCCTAATCTTGATCAATTGGCCGGATTGACCGGCGTTCGGGCTGGTGCGTTACTGCGCTGGCAGGCAACTGGTTGGCCGGATCGCCGCGCCGAACAATGGCGTTTTACGCGTCTTTCTAGCGTCGAAAAGATGGATCTGCGGCCTGCCGAAATGGCGGCAATGCAGCCAGCGGCCGTTGCGGCGAGCCTACCGGATAACGCGGTTATCCTGTCGTTTAGCAATGGGGTGCTGGATATGGCTGGCCTTGCGGCTTTGCCGGGCGGCGTAACTGCCAGCTTGTTGAGCGACAATGATGCCGCACTGGCTGCATTGGCAGAACTGGTGCCGGCCGCGCATCCGATTAGTAATCTATCATTGGCGGCGATGACCACTGGTCTGCATCTTGACATTGCTGGCACGGTTGAGGTGCCGATTATTCTGGTCTTTACCGGGGATGATAACGGTGTGTCAGCGCATCCGGTTATATCGGTTCGGCTTGCAGATGGTGCCAGTGCCGTTATGGCAGAATGGCATCAATCGAGCGTTGGGCTTTCGGCACCATTGATGGGGATTATTGTCGGCGACAAGGCCCGGCTTGATTACGCCAAGGTGCAGCAGGAATCATCCGCAAGTGCGCATCTTGCAGCGACCGGTTTGAGACTTGGTGAGGGCTCGGTTTTTGAGGGGTTTCAGATTTCTGCTGGTGGGCAGTTGGCACGGCTTGAGACGCACATTGTTTTATCAGGTGAAAATGCTGACTGCACCTTGTCGGCGATTTACCTTGGCCGCGATAAGCAGCACCATGACATCACCACGAACATGAACCACGCCAAGGGGCATTGCCTGTCGAACCAGATTATTCGCGGCGTTCTTGATGATTCGGCACGCGGCGTTTTTCAGGGCAAGGTGCATGTCGCACCTGATGCGCAAAAAACTGACGGCCAGCAAATGAGCCGGGCGCTGTTGCTGTCACGGAAAGCCGAAGCCGATGCCAAGCCGGAATTGGAAATCTATGCGGATGACGTTTTATGCGCGCATGGGGCGACTGTTGGCGAGCTTGACGACACCCAGCTGTTTTATCTCACAAGCCGTGGCATTGATCGCAAGACTGCCCGGTCAATGTTGATCACCGCGTTTTTGGATGATGCGATTGACAGCATTACGCATCCGTCCTTGGCCGATATGTTGCGGCCAGTTACCACCGCATGGATGAATGCGACGCCAAACGCCGGAGACCTGTGA
- a CDS encoding cysteine desulfurase has translation MVMNAADNSRIKGLDVEKIRADFPILSREVHGKPLVYLDSAASAQKPKQVMDALVSAYCDTYSNVHRGLHFLSEASTDAYEAVRGKVAAFLGAKSGDEIVLTAGATMSLNLIAQCWALPRLQAGDEILISIAEHHANIVPWQMVAEKTGAVLRAFPVDEDGSFNMTAFSEMMSSRTRIVSVPHVSNVLGTVFPIAEIAKIAHDANALMVVDGCQGAVHMPVDVQALGADFYVFSAHKLYGPNGVGILWGKAEILAELPPFLGGGDMIDRVTIEKSTYALPPQRFEAGTPAIAETIALGAAVDYVQAIGMEAIRQHEQDILAYAHQRLSAVDGLRLVGTAAGKSGVVSFTMACAHSHDISTIIDNDGVAIRAGHHCAQPLMDFYDIPSTARASVGVYTTREEFDRLAIALEKVNRIFA, from the coding sequence ATGGTTATGAACGCCGCCGATAACAGCCGTATCAAGGGGCTAGATGTAGAGAAAATCCGCGCTGATTTTCCGATCCTGTCCCGTGAGGTTCATGGCAAACCTTTGGTGTATCTCGACTCGGCGGCTTCGGCACAAAAGCCAAAACAAGTGATGGATGCGTTGGTATCAGCTTACTGTGACACCTATTCAAACGTTCATCGTGGGCTGCATTTCCTCTCCGAAGCCTCAACCGATGCCTATGAGGCGGTGCGCGGCAAGGTGGCGGCGTTTCTTGGGGCAAAATCGGGTGATGAGATTGTCCTGACCGCAGGGGCGACGATGTCGTTAAACCTGATTGCGCAATGCTGGGCGCTGCCAAGATTGCAGGCGGGTGACGAAATCCTGATCAGCATCGCCGAACATCACGCTAATATCGTGCCGTGGCAGATGGTTGCTGAAAAGACCGGTGCGGTGCTTCGTGCCTTTCCGGTTGATGAGGATGGCAGCTTTAACATGACAGCCTTTAGCGAGATGATGTCATCGCGCACAAGGATTGTATCTGTACCGCATGTATCGAACGTGCTGGGCACGGTGTTTCCGATTGCCGAAATTGCCAAAATTGCGCATGACGCCAACGCGCTAATGGTGGTTGATGGCTGTCAGGGCGCGGTGCATATGCCGGTTGACGTGCAGGCTTTAGGGGCTGATTTCTATGTCTTTTCAGCGCATAAACTCTATGGGCCAAACGGGGTTGGTATCCTATGGGGTAAGGCTGAGATTCTGGCCGAACTGCCGCCATTTTTGGGCGGCGGTGATATGATTGACCGGGTTACTATCGAGAAATCAACCTATGCCTTGCCGCCGCAGCGTTTTGAGGCAGGCACACCGGCGATTGCTGAAACTATCGCGCTTGGTGCGGCGGTTGATTATGTTCAGGCAATTGGGATGGAGGCGATCCGCCAGCATGAACAGGATATCCTTGCCTATGCGCATCAGCGGCTGTCAGCGGTTGATGGATTGCGTCTTGTGGGGACGGCAGCGGGTAAGTCGGGGGTTGTGTCCTTTACCATGGCGTGTGCGCATTCGCATGATATCTCGACAATCATCGATAATGACGGTGTGGCGATTCGTGCCGGGCATCATTGCGCGCAACCTTTGATGGATTTCTATGACATCCCGTCAACGGCGCGTGCATCTGTTGGGGTTTATACAACCCGTGAAGAATTTGACCGACTGGCGATTGCGCTGGAAAAAGTAAACCGAATTTTTGCTTAA
- the sufC gene encoding Fe-S cluster assembly ATPase SufC codes for MAPLLEIRDLHASVGDTPILKGINLTINAGEIHAIMGPNGSGKSTMSYVLAGREGYEVTGGDILMNGVSMLEMEADERARAGMFLAFQYPVELPGVGGMSFLRAAVNARRIEAGEDEVDQLEFVKLVRAKATHLGINDDMLKRAVNVGFSGGEKKRYEILQMALLEPVLSVLDETDSGLDVDALKIVSDGVNLLRDPQRSMLVITHYQRLLNHIVPDYVHILAGGKIRRSGGKELAFEVEESGYAGIDDAA; via the coding sequence ATGGCACCTTTACTTGAAATTAGAGACCTTCACGCCTCGGTTGGTGATACACCAATCCTCAAGGGCATCAACCTAACGATTAATGCTGGTGAAATTCACGCCATCATGGGGCCAAACGGCTCGGGCAAAAGCACCATGTCTTATGTGCTTGCTGGCCGTGAGGGCTATGAGGTCACTGGCGGCGATATTCTAATGAATGGCGTTTCCATGCTGGAAATGGAAGCTGATGAGCGGGCGCGCGCCGGCATGTTTTTGGCGTTCCAATATCCGGTGGAATTGCCGGGCGTTGGCGGGATGAGCTTTTTGCGTGCGGCGGTGAATGCGCGCCGGATTGAGGCAGGCGAAGACGAGGTTGACCAGCTGGAATTTGTAAAGCTTGTCCGGGCCAAGGCAACGCATCTTGGCATCAATGACGATATGCTGAAACGTGCGGTGAATGTTGGGTTTTCCGGCGGTGAGAAAAAGCGTTATGAAATTTTGCAGATGGCACTTTTAGAGCCGGTTCTATCGGTTCTGGATGAAACCGATTCTGGTCTTGACGTTGATGCGTTGAAAATTGTGTCAGACGGGGTGAATCTGTTGCGTGATCCGCAGCGAAGCATGCTTGTCATCACTCATTACCAGCGGTTGTTGAACCATATTGTGCCGGATTATGTGCATATTCTTGCTGGCGGTAAAATCCGTCGTTCGGGCGGTAAGGAACTCGCATTTGAAGTAGAGGAGTCGGGCTATGCCGGCATCGACGATGCAGCCTAA
- a CDS encoding formate dehydrogenase accessory sulfurtransferase FdhD produces the protein MSNSPFLIQPNPDTPGLSQPVDGVNESGQPITLPVVTEKPITLFLNRQEIVTSMTLGDWIPELAVGYFLNQNMLQRDDEITGIDVDDDLGVVIVRTARETDFEAKMKRKIRTSGCAEGTAYGDMMERFDDIQLDRQARFHASWLIELSKAINTAPSLYLSAGAIHGCVLCQQNRPLVYMEDIGRHNAVDKIAGWMFLNDASPHDKVFYTTGRLTTEMVIKTVQMQIPVLVSRSGFTAAAVGLARQAGLTLIGRAKGKRFIALSGIERIVFDSADAADVVDSPSHQRAAQQDER, from the coding sequence ATGAGCAATTCACCTTTTCTAATTCAGCCAAATCCAGATACTCCCGGCCTGTCGCAACCGGTCGATGGGGTTAATGAGTCCGGTCAGCCGATAACATTGCCTGTGGTGACGGAAAAGCCGATCACGCTTTTTTTGAACCGACAGGAAATTGTGACGTCCATGACGCTTGGCGATTGGATTCCTGAACTGGCTGTTGGCTATTTCTTGAACCAGAATATGCTGCAACGTGACGATGAGATCACGGGCATTGATGTTGATGATGATCTTGGCGTGGTGATTGTGCGGACTGCGCGCGAAACCGATTTTGAAGCCAAAATGAAACGTAAGATCCGCACCAGCGGCTGTGCCGAGGGCACCGCTTATGGTGATATGATGGAACGGTTTGATGATATCCAGCTTGATCGGCAGGCGCGCTTTCACGCCAGCTGGCTGATTGAGCTGTCCAAGGCGATTAATACCGCGCCAAGCCTTTATTTAAGTGCCGGTGCGATCCATGGCTGTGTGTTGTGCCAGCAAAACCGGCCGCTGGTGTATATGGAAGATATCGGACGGCATAATGCGGTTGATAAGATTGCCGGCTGGATGTTTCTGAATGATGCTTCGCCGCATGACAAGGTGTTTTATACAACTGGGCGGCTTACCACCGAGATGGTCATCAAAACCGTGCAGATGCAGATACCGGTTTTGGTGTCACGGTCTGGCTTTACCGCAGCGGCGGTTGGTCTGGCGCGTCAGGCCGGGTTAACGCTGATTGGCCGCGCCAAGGGGAAAAGATTTATCGCGCTTTCCGGTATTGAACGAATTGTTTTTGATAGTGCTGATGCGGCTGATGTTGTCGACAGCCCATCGCACCAGCGCGCTGCCCAACAGGATGAACGATAA
- a CDS encoding DUF59 domain-containing protein, translating into MAQDQDSKTSMPENDGPGLADFLPDTSNGYIAKAGAALENPVGQADPIAVEDALKSVHDPEIPVNIFDLGLIYDVERRHNGDVYVTMSLTAPGCPVAGEMPGQVARALAAVEGVGEVSVELVWSPPWSPERMSDDARLALEF; encoded by the coding sequence ATGGCACAAGATCAAGACAGCAAAACATCGATGCCAGAAAATGATGGGCCCGGACTTGCCGATTTTCTGCCCGATACCAGCAATGGCTATATTGCCAAAGCGGGTGCGGCGCTCGAAAACCCGGTAGGTCAGGCAGATCCGATTGCGGTTGAAGATGCTTTGAAGTCCGTGCATGATCCGGAAATTCCCGTCAATATTTTTGACCTCGGCCTGATTTATGATGTTGAGCGTCGGCATAATGGTGATGTTTATGTTACAATGTCTCTGACGGCGCCCGGATGTCCGGTGGCCGGCGAAATGCCGGGGCAGGTGGCGCGAGCGCTTGCGGCGGTTGAGGGTGTTGGCGAAGTGTCGGTTGAACTCGTCTGGAGCCCGCCTTGGTCGCCCGAACGGATGAGTGATGACGCACGTTTGGCTTTGGAATTTTAA
- a CDS encoding HesB/IscA family protein, which produces MFDPTKPILTLTDTAAEHVRRLMARADNDVIGLRVGVKTAGCSGMQYDVQFATDQKPFEDKIEQNGVTLFIDPAAVMFLIGAQMDWQEDKFSAKFVFSNPNEIARCGCGESFSVATPS; this is translated from the coding sequence ATGTTTGATCCAACAAAACCTATTCTGACCTTGACGGACACTGCGGCCGAACATGTGCGCCGTTTAATGGCGCGGGCTGACAATGATGTCATTGGCCTTCGCGTCGGGGTCAAAACGGCTGGCTGTTCTGGGATGCAATATGACGTGCAATTTGCCACCGACCAAAAGCCCTTTGAAGATAAGATTGAACAGAACGGCGTCACATTATTCATTGATCCGGCAGCGGTGATGTTTCTGATTGGCGCGCAAATGGATTGGCAGGAAGACAAGTTTTCCGCCAAATTTGTGTTCAGTAACCCGAATGAGATTGCCCGCTGCGGTTGCGGCGAGAGCTTTTCTGTCGCGACGCCATCATAA
- the mobA gene encoding molybdenum cofactor guanylyltransferase MobA codes for MAIRSAATLLAGGQARRMGGGDKNLMMLAGKPVLRHVLDRVDFADRPLMINANGDPARYAAFGLPVCADVIDGHAGPLAGILTGLEWVAANHSDCSHMVSLATDAPFLPVNLIAVLESAIGDGAEIAQAMSLHRRHPVFAIWPVAIAGALRDAIIDEGVRKIDDFTARYHCVTVEFCGTPDPFMNLNRPDDFDLATQILGQ; via the coding sequence ATGGCGATCAGATCAGCTGCAACCCTGCTGGCCGGTGGTCAGGCGCGCCGAATGGGTGGCGGGGATAAAAACCTGATGATGCTGGCAGGAAAGCCGGTTCTGCGCCACGTGCTTGATCGGGTTGATTTTGCCGACCGTCCGTTGATGATAAATGCGAACGGTGATCCGGCGCGCTATGCTGCGTTCGGCCTGCCGGTTTGCGCCGATGTGATTGACGGCCATGCTGGGCCATTGGCCGGAATTTTAACCGGCCTTGAATGGGTGGCGGCAAACCACAGTGATTGCAGCCATATGGTCAGCCTTGCGACCGATGCGCCGTTTCTGCCGGTCAATCTGATTGCTGTGCTGGAATCTGCAATTGGCGATGGCGCTGAAATTGCACAAGCCATGTCCCTTCACCGGCGGCATCCGGTATTTGCGATCTGGCCGGTGGCGATTGCGGGGGCGTTACGCGATGCCATTATTGACGAAGGGGTGCGAAAAATCGACGATTTTACCGCGCGTTATCATTGCGTCACTGTTGAGTTTTGCGGAACGCCTGATCCGTTTATGAATTTAAACCGGCCGGATGATTTTGATCTGGCAACGCAGATTCTGGGTCAGTAA